A genome region from Segatella copri includes the following:
- a CDS encoding GH92 family glycosyl hydrolase: protein MRRRFFPILLLLACVIGGDYPQAAFAHDKAQATSCLTQFVNPRIGTGGHGHVFLGANVPFGYIQLGPTEHTRGWDWCSGYHQSDSILIGFGHQHLSGTGIGELGDVAFLPVTDAHQKKVLFHHANENVRPGYYAVKLQQPNVWVELTATKRAGFHRYTFGADVKKAQLVLDLFQGIGWDKPTDYALDEVKETAVAGHRFSTGWAKDQKNFFVAEFSQPVQVQPLDSGRWLVQVADATRPLMIKVGLSAVSIANARQNLQTEIPDWNFHQVVAQADEAWNRELAKVKVETSDSIARRIFYTAMYHSMTAPSVFSDVNGEYRGADGKVHQGDFTNYTTLSLWDTYRAAHPLMTLIHKEMLPDVASTFINIYRQQGKLPVWHLMGNETDCMVGNPGIPVLADLVLKGYVKDKEGAYEAMKQSALREDRGLGLLKKYGYLPYDKDPEMETVAKGLEYALADDCVAKVARLLGKKADAKYFAERAQSYRKYFDPKTGFMRGIGTDGKFREPFNPFSAVHRQDDYTEGNAWQYTWLVPHDVHGLVKLFGNEQKFVTKLDSLFIVTGNMGDNASPDISGLIGQYAHGNEPSHQVLYMYNYVGQPWKAARLIRQTMNEMYKDDFDGLSGNEDVGQMSAWYILSAMGLYQVEPAGGKYIIGSPIMDKATISLGDGKNFSIICKNNSSENIYVQSAKLNGKTYTKSYIMYQDMMKGGTLELQMGNQPSKWGTRGADRP, encoded by the coding sequence ATGAGAAGAAGATTCTTTCCTATATTATTATTGTTGGCTTGTGTGATAGGTGGAGACTATCCACAAGCCGCTTTTGCTCATGATAAAGCTCAGGCAACCTCCTGTCTGACCCAATTTGTCAATCCAAGAATCGGAACGGGCGGTCATGGTCATGTATTCCTCGGTGCCAACGTACCTTTCGGTTATATCCAGCTGGGACCTACTGAGCATACCCGTGGTTGGGACTGGTGTTCCGGTTATCATCAGTCAGACTCCATTCTCATCGGCTTTGGTCATCAGCACCTCAGCGGAACGGGTATCGGAGAATTAGGCGATGTTGCTTTCCTCCCGGTGACAGATGCTCATCAGAAGAAAGTGCTCTTCCATCATGCCAATGAGAATGTTCGCCCGGGCTATTATGCGGTGAAATTGCAGCAGCCGAATGTATGGGTGGAACTTACCGCCACCAAGCGTGCTGGTTTCCATCGCTATACCTTTGGGGCAGACGTGAAGAAGGCACAGTTGGTACTCGACCTTTTTCAGGGTATCGGATGGGATAAACCTACCGATTATGCGCTGGATGAGGTGAAGGAAACTGCAGTGGCTGGTCATCGCTTCTCTACAGGATGGGCGAAGGACCAGAAGAATTTCTTCGTGGCTGAGTTCTCTCAACCGGTTCAAGTACAACCGCTCGATAGTGGACGCTGGCTGGTTCAGGTGGCAGATGCCACCCGCCCTCTGATGATCAAGGTTGGTCTCTCTGCAGTCAGCATTGCCAATGCCCGACAGAATCTGCAAACAGAGATTCCTGACTGGAATTTTCATCAGGTAGTGGCGCAGGCTGACGAGGCATGGAATCGGGAATTGGCTAAGGTGAAGGTGGAAACTTCAGATTCCATTGCCCGCCGCATTTTCTATACAGCCATGTATCATTCGATGACCGCTCCATCCGTATTCTCTGATGTCAACGGAGAATATCGCGGTGCCGACGGTAAGGTGCATCAGGGTGATTTCACCAATTATACCACCCTTTCTCTCTGGGATACTTATCGTGCAGCCCATCCGCTGATGACGCTCATCCACAAGGAAATGCTCCCAGACGTGGCAAGTACCTTTATCAACATCTATCGCCAGCAGGGTAAGCTCCCAGTATGGCATCTGATGGGCAATGAGACCGACTGCATGGTGGGCAATCCGGGCATCCCGGTGCTTGCCGACCTGGTGCTCAAAGGATATGTCAAGGATAAGGAGGGAGCCTATGAGGCCATGAAACAGTCGGCATTGCGTGAAGACAGAGGCCTCGGTCTTCTCAAGAAATATGGTTACCTGCCTTATGACAAGGATCCGGAAATGGAGACTGTGGCTAAGGGACTGGAATATGCGCTGGCTGATGACTGCGTGGCGAAAGTGGCCCGACTCTTAGGCAAGAAGGCGGATGCGAAGTATTTCGCAGAACGTGCCCAGAGTTATCGTAAATATTTCGACCCGAAGACCGGTTTTATGCGTGGCATCGGTACCGACGGCAAGTTCCGCGAACCGTTTAATCCTTTCTCAGCCGTTCATCGTCAGGATGATTATACCGAGGGAAATGCCTGGCAATATACCTGGCTCGTTCCGCATGATGTGCATGGACTGGTGAAGCTCTTCGGTAATGAACAGAAATTTGTGACCAAGCTCGACTCCCTTTTCATCGTAACGGGCAATATGGGCGATAATGCCTCTCCTGATATTTCTGGTCTCATCGGACAGTATGCCCACGGTAATGAACCGAGTCATCAGGTACTCTATATGTATAATTATGTAGGTCAGCCTTGGAAGGCAGCCCGTCTTATTCGCCAGACCATGAATGAGATGTATAAGGATGATTTCGACGGTTTGAGTGGAAACGAGGATGTGGGTCAGATGTCAGCCTGGTATATTCTCTCTGCGATGGGACTCTATCAGGTAGAACCTGCAGGCGGCAAGTATATCATCGGCAGTCCGATCATGGACAAGGCTACCATCAGCTTAGGCGACGGCAAGAACTTCTCCATTATCTGCAAGAACAACAGTTCGGAAAATATCTACGTGCAGTCTGCCAAACTCAACGGTAAAACCTATACCAAGTCGTATATCATGTACCAGGATATGATGAAGGGAGGAACCCTCGAACTCCAGATGGGCAATCAGCCATCCAAGTGGGGAACCCGTGGTGCAGATAGACCTTAA
- a CDS encoding GH92 family glycosyl hydrolase codes for MKRKSVLFIFVFFTLIAQAVRVNVQNAVDFVQPLMGSDSDHELSTGNTYPAIAMPWGMNFWVPQTGKMGDGWQYTYAAKKIRGLKQTHQPSPWINDYGQFSLMPIVGKPVFDEEQRASWFSHKAEKATPYYYSVYLADYDVTAELCPTERAALMSFTFPQTDSAHVVVDAFDKGSFIKVFPKERKVVGFSTRNSGGVPENFRNYFVIEFDHDFEAFVNVKDGQYQGMVQGGYQETYQQEGNHVGTIISFKIRQRGEKVVARVASSFISESQAWQNLQELGQADMQQLCQQGRNRWNEVLGKIEVEDEDIDHLRTFYSCLYRSVLFPRAFYEKNAAGEVVHYSPYNGTVQKGYMFTDTGFWDTFRCLFPLLNLMYPSVNEKIQAGLANTYLESGFLPEWASPGHRGCMVGNNSASVVADAYLSGLRGYDAETLWQAVVHGANAVHPEVNSTGRHGFEYYNKLGYVPYDVKINESVARTLEYAYDDWCIYQFGKALGKSKKELKPFAKRAMNYEKVFDRESGLMRGRLLNGKFQSPFNPLKWGDAFTEGNAWHYTWSVFHDPEGLIRLMGGKEKFNQMLDSVFLLPPVFDNSYYGFTIHEIREMQVMNMGNYAHGNQPIQHAIYLYDYSGQPWKCQYWVRQVMDRLYTPTPDGYCGDEDNGQTSAWYVFSAMGFYPVCPGSGQYALGTPYFKSMKLHLENGLQVSIQSEGDGCYVDDMQMNGKKYDLNYLDLNSLRQGAQISFRLSEKPNLQRGILESDAPYSFSKFMK; via the coding sequence ATGAAAAGAAAATCAGTTTTGTTCATATTTGTATTCTTCACCTTGATAGCGCAAGCCGTCAGGGTGAATGTACAGAATGCGGTAGATTTCGTGCAGCCTCTCATGGGTTCCGATTCCGACCATGAACTTTCCACAGGCAATACTTATCCTGCCATCGCCATGCCTTGGGGCATGAATTTCTGGGTTCCACAGACAGGAAAGATGGGCGACGGATGGCAATATACCTATGCAGCTAAGAAGATAAGGGGGTTGAAGCAGACGCATCAACCGAGTCCCTGGATCAATGATTACGGTCAGTTTTCATTGATGCCTATCGTGGGTAAACCGGTATTTGATGAGGAGCAGCGTGCCAGCTGGTTCTCTCATAAGGCAGAGAAGGCTACACCTTATTATTATAGTGTCTATCTCGCCGACTATGATGTGACGGCAGAACTCTGTCCTACGGAACGTGCAGCCCTGATGTCCTTCACCTTTCCTCAGACCGATAGTGCTCATGTGGTAGTTGATGCTTTCGACAAGGGCAGCTTCATCAAGGTTTTCCCGAAGGAGCGAAAGGTGGTGGGCTTTTCTACCCGCAATAGTGGAGGTGTTCCTGAGAATTTCAGAAATTACTTCGTTATTGAGTTCGACCATGATTTTGAGGCTTTCGTCAATGTGAAGGATGGTCAATACCAGGGTATGGTTCAGGGCGGTTATCAGGAGACTTACCAGCAGGAAGGCAATCATGTGGGCACCATCATCTCCTTCAAGATTCGTCAGAGAGGCGAGAAGGTTGTGGCTCGTGTGGCTTCTTCCTTCATCAGTGAGTCACAGGCCTGGCAAAACCTTCAGGAATTGGGACAGGCAGATATGCAGCAGCTCTGTCAGCAGGGTAGAAACCGCTGGAATGAGGTACTCGGCAAGATAGAAGTGGAGGATGAGGACATTGACCATCTCCGTACTTTCTATAGCTGTCTCTACCGCTCCGTTCTCTTCCCTCGTGCTTTCTATGAGAAGAATGCAGCCGGTGAGGTGGTTCACTACAGTCCTTACAACGGAACCGTACAGAAGGGCTATATGTTTACCGATACCGGTTTCTGGGATACTTTCCGCTGCCTTTTTCCACTGCTCAATCTGATGTATCCTTCTGTGAATGAGAAAATTCAGGCGGGTCTTGCAAATACCTATCTCGAGAGCGGATTCCTGCCAGAGTGGGCGAGTCCGGGGCATCGCGGTTGCATGGTGGGCAACAACTCAGCCTCTGTGGTGGCCGATGCTTATCTTTCCGGTTTACGTGGTTATGATGCAGAGACCCTTTGGCAGGCTGTGGTTCATGGAGCCAATGCTGTTCATCCTGAAGTGAATTCTACCGGACGTCATGGTTTTGAGTACTACAATAAGTTGGGCTATGTGCCTTATGATGTGAAAATCAATGAAAGTGTGGCCCGTACCTTGGAATATGCCTATGATGACTGGTGCATCTACCAGTTTGGCAAGGCGCTCGGCAAGTCAAAGAAGGAACTGAAACCTTTTGCCAAACGAGCGATGAACTATGAGAAGGTGTTCGACAGGGAGAGTGGTCTGATGCGCGGAAGATTGCTGAATGGAAAATTCCAGTCTCCTTTCAATCCGCTCAAGTGGGGCGATGCCTTTACCGAGGGAAATGCCTGGCATTATACCTGGTCGGTATTCCACGATCCTGAAGGACTCATCCGTCTGATGGGCGGAAAGGAGAAGTTCAACCAGATGCTTGACTCGGTATTCCTTCTCCCTCCTGTTTTCGATAATAGCTATTACGGATTTACCATCCATGAAATCAGAGAGATGCAGGTGATGAACATGGGCAATTATGCACACGGCAACCAGCCTATCCAGCACGCCATCTATCTCTATGATTATAGCGGACAACCTTGGAAGTGCCAGTATTGGGTGCGACAGGTGATGGACCGCCTCTACACACCGACACCAGATGGTTATTGCGGCGATGAGGACAACGGTCAGACTTCAGCCTGGTATGTTTTCTCTGCGATGGGCTTCTATCCGGTTTGCCCTGGTTCAGGACAGTATGCATTGGGTACTCCTTACTTCAAGTCTATGAAACTCCATCTGGAGAACGGACTGCAGGTAAGCATACAGTCGGAAGGTGACGGATGCTATGTTGATGACATGCAGATGAACGGAAAGAAGTATGATCTTAATTATCTCGACCTGAATTCTCTGAGGCAGGGTGCGCAGATCTCTTTCCGCCTTTCTGAAAAACCGAATTTGCAGAGAGGTATTCTGGAGTCAGATGCGCCATACTCTTTCTCAAAATTCATGAAATAG
- a CDS encoding SusD/RagB family nutrient-binding outer membrane lipoprotein: protein MKKTIIFKTMLVSMALVSLSSCYDMDEMSKNPYELPDNTTGGGEEQPGEEDNTKYADINIDYKVSKEDSLALKSELSSANSVFRNFLYEGFFNDYQITTNLSHDIYAGFVANNQPKHGGTSPDYSYKDGWSAARWRHFYTDRSSEYRTLLRAYKFNENTNKYKNLFYVTRIYYAFLALANTDTYGDMPFKEYVQAKIPETNNVAYNTQAEVYDAMFRMLEQAVDSIKPNDATQIGYATDDICYHGDWNKWLRFANSLRLRMALRISNVDPARAKEEAQNALNNQYGLMQSNEDNMQIVPKYAPVSQGGTDDGGNEHPLVMCSVCYNGESVMSKDLENFYRNASEGGAEYKIKTGRNNYVTKKIDPRCLVSWYRIKMTESTLQAGEDSQREDFVGCERGAQAPVIDMGTLNYSLTRTAPKSLGKNLNPNYFFSRERAYLLLGYAESEFLKAEAVLRGWAGMELTGTVEDYYKSGIKASMDYYGIANDKAQAYIDGEKALTGKVFEGKGKEKQLEAIITQKWMAIFPNGNEGWAEFRRTDYPALANQLTNNSGGDVPMGKNIKRILYPFSENNNTYFTSHPELQKVNTQGTRLWWDVADTNDADGHRLQPNNFR, encoded by the coding sequence ATGAAAAAGACGATTATATTCAAGACGATGCTTGTGTCCATGGCATTGGTAAGTTTATCTTCCTGCTATGACATGGATGAGATGAGCAAGAATCCATACGAATTGCCTGATAACACTACTGGCGGCGGTGAAGAGCAGCCTGGTGAAGAGGACAATACCAAGTATGCCGATATCAATATCGACTATAAGGTGAGCAAGGAAGACTCCTTGGCGTTGAAGAGTGAGTTGAGCTCTGCCAACTCTGTTTTCCGCAACTTCCTCTATGAGGGATTTTTCAATGACTATCAGATCACTACCAACTTGAGTCATGATATCTATGCAGGTTTCGTTGCCAATAACCAGCCTAAGCATGGTGGTACATCTCCTGATTATTCATATAAAGATGGATGGAGTGCTGCGCGCTGGAGACATTTCTATACCGACCGCAGCAGTGAGTATCGTACCTTGTTGCGTGCCTATAAGTTCAATGAAAATACCAACAAGTACAAGAACTTATTCTACGTCACACGTATCTACTATGCTTTCTTAGCGCTTGCCAACACCGATACTTATGGCGATATGCCTTTCAAGGAGTATGTACAGGCTAAGATTCCTGAGACCAACAATGTGGCTTATAATACTCAGGCAGAGGTTTACGATGCCATGTTCCGTATGTTGGAGCAGGCTGTTGATAGCATCAAGCCAAACGATGCAACTCAGATAGGTTACGCTACCGATGATATCTGCTATCATGGTGACTGGAACAAGTGGCTCCGCTTTGCCAATTCTTTGCGCCTTCGCATGGCTTTGCGTATTTCCAATGTAGATCCTGCCCGTGCTAAGGAGGAGGCTCAAAATGCTCTCAACAACCAGTATGGTCTGATGCAGAGCAATGAAGACAATATGCAGATTGTTCCTAAGTATGCTCCTGTAAGCCAGGGCGGTACAGATGACGGTGGTAACGAGCATCCTCTGGTGATGTGTAGTGTCTGCTACAATGGTGAGAGCGTAATGTCTAAAGATCTGGAGAACTTCTATCGCAATGCCAGTGAAGGTGGAGCAGAATATAAGATCAAGACAGGTAGAAATAACTATGTCACCAAGAAGATAGACCCACGTTGCTTGGTAAGCTGGTATCGCATCAAGATGACAGAGAGTACTTTGCAGGCTGGTGAAGATAGCCAGAGAGAAGACTTCGTAGGTTGTGAGCGTGGTGCTCAGGCTCCTGTCATAGACATGGGAACCTTGAATTATTCACTCACCCGTACTGCGCCTAAGAGTCTGGGCAAGAACTTGAATCCTAACTACTTCTTCAGTCGTGAGCGTGCTTACCTCCTCTTGGGCTATGCTGAGTCTGAGTTCCTGAAGGCAGAGGCTGTTTTGCGTGGATGGGCTGGCATGGAACTTACAGGTACCGTAGAGGATTACTATAAGTCTGGTATCAAGGCATCTATGGACTACTACGGCATTGCCAATGACAAGGCACAGGCTTACATCGATGGTGAGAAGGCCCTTACGGGTAAGGTGTTCGAGGGTAAGGGCAAGGAGAAGCAGCTTGAAGCAATCATCACCCAGAAGTGGATGGCTATCTTCCCTAATGGTAATGAGGGATGGGCTGAGTTCCGTCGCACCGACTATCCTGCTTTGGCAAATCAGTTGACCAACAATAGTGGAGGTGACGTGCCTATGGGTAAGAATATCAAGCGCATTCTCTATCCTTTCAGCGAGAATAACAACACTTACTTCACTTCTCATCCAGAACTCCAGAAGGTGAATACTCAGGGCACAAGACTCTGGTGGGATGTGGCTGATACCAATGACGCTGACGGCCATCGCCTGCAGCCAAACAATTTCAGATAA
- a CDS encoding SusC/RagA family TonB-linked outer membrane protein, which translates to MTHWYHLQKTKTAAAALALMLVSSSWTSVKAQISLNVSQTTLGAVIQKIQKQSKYQFTYDDNLSKMQVNAVQVKNGKVEDVLNKLLKNKGVSYVIKDGIIYLKKKEITTTPSTQQPRQKRTYKGTLLDENKEPLIGATILVKGTNHRAVTDMDGNFTIETDEPAPVLQFAYLGYKTMDMAAKEGHNVNAQMLPDSQALKEVVVTALGIKREKKMLGYSVQDVKADALNTTGDPSVTGALDGKVAGLQMNTSSTGLGGSTKITIRGNSSLTDNNQPLWVVDGVPFTDNQSSDASAYGGYDRGGTSLDINPEDIESISVLKGANAAALYGSRAGNGVIYVTTKKGSHKQGFGITYNGNFTWSKVAETIPMQKQYGQGSQGATVYKTDEDGNKTLSSELAFGAPLDGRMEPSFLGENIAYRYYGDKLKDYFNTGFSQFHTVALGNSDEKGHFRLSLGFNDNKGLFDGEKLDKLIVDLNAGRTINKYLSTDSKISVSRMKAENRPMTGLNGEVAQLLLIPGNVRLQDLQTYTTQDQLHRNWFGPDMQYANPYYVRHRFQNSDERWRAFGYYGANVNVTDWLKFNAKYAFDYYRTRIQATDLSLGNSAVSIPGRHWSEIVTDDNMSRSEENNFEHNISFLFLGDNQVTKDLRLGYNLGANIMYQKYELLSAATKNMLEKDNWIFNTGYQLTNASENGHERSMYSAFGSLQLAFREYLSLDLTARNDWSSTLPKDNRSFFYPSASVSYIFSDFMRSINHSLPAWMTFAKTRLSFAQVGKDPNPYNLYNTRSYTYENGIRVPIPQTVKKNSNLKPEIKSSFEWGLEMKFLENRLGFDFTYYYTKTKNQAMLVDASAPWTQQWVNAGKITNKGIELMLYGTPVKTKDLKFDLTMNISKNISRVDELANGVDHIYFNGDGNMPVKVGAKAGGKLGDIYANNLIKRDADGQMVIGENGLPMPVTSSDAGGNLEQYILDHPIGNIEPKLLMSVTPSLNYKGVSLTAMFDMRFGGDIVSVSEGMATAVGTSERSAYRGEYKELNGVSDYYMVVPGVTADGQVNTKEVSAQSYYSNIGLYKSQKGYAEMFIHSASYIKLKELALGYSLPKSVLKKTPLTNVKLSFVARNLCFLLKHTPGNPDGGYDTSMFSQALDFAAVPYTRTFGFSVNVGF; encoded by the coding sequence ATGACACATTGGTATCATTTACAAAAAACTAAAACCGCAGCTGCAGCCTTGGCTCTGATGTTGGTTTCCAGTTCCTGGACATCTGTAAAAGCCCAGATTTCGTTGAATGTTTCTCAGACCACTTTGGGAGCAGTCATCCAGAAAATCCAGAAACAGTCTAAATACCAGTTTACTTACGACGACAACTTGTCAAAGATGCAGGTGAATGCCGTTCAGGTGAAGAACGGTAAGGTAGAGGATGTTTTAAACAAGCTCTTGAAGAATAAGGGTGTATCTTATGTGATTAAGGATGGAATCATCTATCTGAAGAAAAAGGAAATTACTACAACTCCAAGCACCCAGCAACCAAGACAGAAACGTACATATAAGGGTACGCTTCTCGATGAAAACAAGGAACCTCTCATTGGCGCTACCATCCTCGTAAAAGGCACCAATCATCGTGCTGTAACTGATATGGATGGTAATTTTACCATCGAGACCGATGAACCTGCCCCTGTCTTGCAGTTTGCATATCTCGGATATAAGACGATGGATATGGCTGCAAAGGAAGGACATAACGTGAACGCACAGATGCTTCCTGACTCTCAGGCGTTGAAGGAAGTGGTGGTTACTGCCCTCGGTATCAAGCGTGAGAAGAAGATGTTGGGATATTCCGTACAGGATGTCAAGGCGGATGCTCTCAATACGACTGGCGACCCTTCTGTGACTGGTGCCCTCGACGGTAAGGTGGCTGGTCTGCAGATGAATACTTCCAGTACGGGTCTCGGTGGTTCTACCAAGATCACTATCCGTGGAAACTCTTCTCTTACTGATAATAACCAGCCTCTTTGGGTGGTAGATGGTGTTCCTTTTACCGACAACCAGAGTTCTGATGCTTCTGCTTATGGCGGATACGACCGTGGTGGCACTTCTCTGGACATCAACCCAGAGGATATCGAGTCTATCTCGGTACTCAAAGGTGCCAACGCTGCAGCCCTCTATGGTTCACGTGCAGGTAATGGTGTGATCTATGTTACAACCAAGAAGGGTAGTCATAAGCAGGGCTTCGGCATCACATACAACGGTAACTTTACTTGGAGTAAGGTGGCTGAAACAATCCCTATGCAGAAGCAGTACGGACAGGGCTCTCAGGGTGCTACGGTTTATAAAACTGATGAGGATGGCAACAAGACGCTTTCCAGCGAGTTGGCATTCGGTGCTCCGCTTGATGGCAGAATGGAACCTTCTTTTCTCGGTGAGAACATCGCTTACCGCTATTATGGCGATAAGTTGAAGGATTACTTCAATACAGGTTTCTCCCAGTTCCATACCGTAGCTCTCGGAAATTCTGATGAGAAAGGTCATTTCCGTCTCTCTTTAGGTTTCAACGACAATAAGGGTCTTTTCGATGGAGAGAAATTGGATAAGCTGATAGTTGACCTTAATGCAGGTAGAACTATCAATAAGTATCTTTCTACAGATAGCAAGATTTCTGTTTCTCGCATGAAAGCTGAGAACCGTCCGATGACTGGTCTCAATGGAGAGGTAGCCCAGTTGCTTCTCATTCCAGGCAACGTGCGTTTGCAGGATCTTCAGACTTATACAACTCAGGACCAATTGCATCGCAACTGGTTCGGACCAGATATGCAGTATGCCAACCCATACTATGTTCGTCATCGCTTCCAGAATAGCGATGAGCGTTGGCGTGCCTTCGGTTACTATGGTGCTAATGTCAACGTAACCGACTGGTTGAAGTTTAATGCTAAATATGCTTTCGATTATTATCGCACACGCATCCAGGCCACAGACTTGAGTTTGGGTAACTCTGCTGTGAGCATTCCGGGCAGACACTGGAGCGAGATCGTTACCGATGATAATATGAGCCGTTCGGAGGAAAACAACTTCGAGCACAATATCTCTTTCCTCTTCTTGGGTGACAATCAGGTGACCAAGGATTTGCGCTTGGGTTACAATCTGGGCGCCAACATCATGTACCAGAAGTACGAGTTGCTGAGTGCTGCTACCAAGAATATGTTGGAGAAGGATAATTGGATTTTCAATACAGGTTATCAGTTGACCAATGCCAGTGAGAATGGCCATGAGCGCTCTATGTACTCAGCCTTCGGTTCTTTGCAGTTGGCTTTCCGTGAGTATCTTTCATTGGATCTTACAGCCCGCAACGACTGGTCATCTACCTTGCCAAAGGACAACCGTTCTTTCTTCTATCCAAGTGCAAGTGTGAGCTATATCTTCAGCGATTTCATGCGCTCTATCAACCATTCGTTGCCAGCGTGGATGACTTTCGCCAAGACTCGTCTGTCTTTCGCTCAGGTAGGTAAGGACCCAAACCCATACAATCTCTACAACACCCGTTCTTATACCTATGAGAATGGCATCCGTGTGCCAATTCCACAGACCGTGAAGAAGAACAGCAACCTGAAACCAGAGATCAAGTCTTCCTTCGAGTGGGGTCTTGAGATGAAGTTCCTGGAGAACCGTTTGGGATTTGATTTCACCTATTATTATACCAAGACCAAGAACCAGGCTATGCTTGTAGATGCATCTGCTCCTTGGACACAGCAATGGGTGAATGCAGGTAAGATTACCAACAAGGGTATTGAGCTGATGCTTTACGGCACACCTGTCAAGACCAAGGACCTCAAGTTCGATCTCACCATGAATATTTCCAAGAATATCTCCCGTGTAGATGAACTGGCTAATGGCGTGGATCACATCTACTTTAATGGCGATGGCAACATGCCAGTCAAGGTAGGTGCGAAGGCAGGAGGTAAGTTGGGCGATATCTATGCCAATAACCTCATCAAGCGCGATGCGGATGGTCAGATGGTGATTGGCGAGAACGGTCTTCCAATGCCTGTTACCAGTAGTGATGCAGGCGGAAATTTGGAGCAGTATATCCTCGATCATCCTATCGGAAACATCGAGCCAAAGCTTCTCATGTCTGTTACTCCAAGTCTGAACTATAAGGGTGTAAGTCTCACTGCGATGTTTGATATGCGATTTGGCGGCGATATCGTGAGCGTATCAGAAGGTATGGCTACTGCTGTAGGAACTTCAGAGCGTTCGGCTTATCGTGGTGAGTACAAGGAGTTGAATGGTGTGAGCGACTACTATATGGTAGTTCCTGGTGTGACAGCCGACGGACAGGTGAATACCAAGGAGGTAAGTGCACAGTCTTACTATTCCAACATCGGTTTGTACAAGTCGCAGAAGGGTTATGCAGAGATGTTTATCCACAGTGCTTCCTATATCAAGTTGAAGGAACTCGCATTGGGTTACAGCCTCCCAAAGAGCGTGCTCAAGAAGACTCCTCTTACCAATGTGAAGTTGTCATTTGTGGCACGTAATCTCTGCTTCCTGCTGAAACATACACCAGGCAATCCTGATGGAGGTTATGATACTTCTATGTTCTCACAGGCCCTTGACTTTGCCGCAGTGCCATATACCCGCACCTTCGGTTTCTCAGTCAATGTAGGCTTCTAA
- a CDS encoding FecR family protein: MINEELKARFLAGECTEEELIALRDILKNSPEEKQELFKEEKLSDEFKAQFMPRPQLMLAEQRMQAKIREMKAEQQAEHHAHIIGMWRRAAAIAVVCVLGGLAWFYLQHNPISNMQMQVVMASADNDTTVTLPDGTKVWLNKLASIKYPKEFDGSDRKVEIDGEGYFEVTKNPHKPFIVESDVMSVKVLGTVFNFHVDKAHQQASVSLLEGKVRVEGNHDEGMIVLKPGQKACVDARLGSMTVSETDVYKDAMWHEHKTSFNNASVNEIAKMLENIYDVQVVVDPTINQENTYSGVIKEKETIDSVLDLLQNTLPIHYHVKGSKVFITK; the protein is encoded by the coding sequence ATGATAAATGAGGAATTAAAGGCGAGATTCTTGGCAGGTGAGTGCACGGAAGAGGAGCTCATCGCATTAAGGGATATATTAAAAAATTCTCCGGAGGAAAAACAAGAACTTTTCAAAGAAGAAAAGTTGAGCGATGAGTTCAAGGCGCAGTTCATGCCAAGGCCCCAACTGATGCTTGCTGAACAGAGAATGCAGGCTAAGATCAGGGAGATGAAGGCTGAACAGCAGGCTGAGCATCATGCGCATATAATAGGTATGTGGCGTCGGGCTGCTGCGATTGCTGTGGTCTGCGTATTGGGTGGATTGGCCTGGTTCTATCTCCAGCACAATCCGATTTCTAATATGCAGATGCAGGTGGTGATGGCCAGTGCCGACAATGATACGACGGTTACTTTACCTGATGGAACTAAGGTCTGGCTCAACAAACTTGCTTCCATCAAATATCCGAAAGAGTTTGATGGTTCCGACCGTAAGGTAGAGATAGACGGTGAAGGTTATTTTGAGGTGACCAAAAATCCGCACAAGCCTTTCATCGTAGAGAGCGATGTGATGAGTGTTAAGGTGCTCGGTACCGTTTTCAATTTCCATGTGGATAAGGCTCATCAGCAGGCTTCCGTCAGTTTGCTCGAAGGTAAGGTAAGGGTAGAAGGAAATCATGATGAGGGTATGATCGTCTTGAAACCAGGACAGAAGGCATGTGTGGATGCGCGCTTAGGTAGCATGACGGTTTCTGAAACCGATGTCTATAAGGATGCAATGTGGCATGAGCACAAGACTTCCTTCAATAATGCAAGCGTGAATGAAATTGCCAAGATGCTGGAGAATATCTACGATGTGCAGGTGGTTGTTGATCCTACCATCAACCAGGAGAATACTTACTCCGGTGTCATCAAAGAGAAGGAGACCATCGACTCGGTTCTCGATCTCTTGCAGAACACCCTGCCTATCCACTATCACGTGAAAGGCAGTAAGGTATTTATCACGAAGTAG